One region of Zingiber officinale cultivar Zhangliang chromosome 7B, Zo_v1.1, whole genome shotgun sequence genomic DNA includes:
- the LOC122005262 gene encoding ultraviolet-B receptor UVR8-like, which yields MNGGEEGGGGGGGGEEMEEDGREAMVVEVAEEERRREKTVLMWGYLPGVSPQRSPLLHPVPVRMPDLQAGDHWRDVSGGGCGFAMAISETGKLFTWGSTDDMGQSYVTSGKHEETPEVFDLPTEVPIVKAAAGWAHCVAVTAQGDVYTWGWKECVPTGRITRDQPSGGTSEKEERHGGFLSDQVSPRSQGSRTTGSGFDSKVGDENTKRRRISSVKVGPESSSSGDEALSAPPCLVTLNVGVRISIVAAGGRHTLALSDAGQVWGWGYGGEGQLGLGTRIRNVSSPHPVPCLESASFSKERSSSATKGKQDGQSYKLIGSSVKTIACGGRHSAVVTDTGVLLTFGWGLYGQCGQGSTDDELSPTCVSSLLGLKIQRVAAGLWHTICTSIDGAVYSFGGNQFGQLGTGSDQAETLPKLLDHPCLENKNAEVVSCGARHSAMMTEDGQVFCWGWNKYGQLGLGDAIDRNSPSLVPLENHRPKNVLCGWWHTLALAESPT from the exons ATGAATGGAggtgaggagggaggaggaggaggagggggaggcGAGGAAATGGAGGAAGACGGGAGGGAGGCGATGGTGGTGGAGGTGGCGGAGGAGGAGAGAAGGAGGGAGAAAACGGTGCTGATGTGGGGTTATCTCCCAGGGGTGTCGCCTCAGAGGTCGCCTCTGCTTCACCCGGTGCCAGTCCGAATGCCGGATTTGCAAGCCGGAGATCACTGGAGAGACGTCAGCGGCGGTGGATGCGGTTTCGCCATGGCCATATCAG AGACTGGCAAACTTTTTACATGGGGTTCAACTGATGATATGGGGCAAAGTTATGTTACATCAGGGAAGCATGAG GAAACTCCTGAAGTATTTGACCTCCCAACTGAGGTGCCCATAGTTAAGGCGGCTGCAGGGTGGGCTCATTGTGTGGCAGTCACAG CTCAAGGAGACGTTTATACTTGGGGATGGAAAGAGTGTGTGCCAACTGGCAGGATAACGAGAGACCAGCCCTCTGGAGGGACCTCAGAAAAAGAGGAAAGGCATGGTGGATTCCTGAGTGACCAAG TGAGCCCTAGGTCCCAGGGTTCAAGAACTACGGGATCTGGTTTTGATAGTAAGGTTGGTGATGAGaatacaaagagaagaagaatatCTTCAGTTAAAGTGGGACCAGAAAGCTCATCATCAGGTGATGAAGCTCTTTCAGCACCTCCATGTCTTGTAACTCTAAATGTGGGAGTACGCATCTCGATTGTTGCTGCTGGTGGACGTCATACGCTAGCATTATCAG ATGCCGGTCAAGTGTGGGGATGGGGTTATGGAGGGGAAGGGCAACTTGGTTTGGGTACTCGCATACGAAATGTGTCATCTCCTCATCCTGTACCTTGCTTAGAGTCAGCTTCTTTCAGTAAAGAACGATCATCCTCTGCTACAAAGGGGAAACAAGATGGGCAATCTTATAAACTCATAGGAAGTTCTGTGAAGACCATTGCTTGTGGTGGTCGACACAGTGCTGTAGTTACAG ACACAGGAGTGCTACTTACTTTTGGCTGGGGGCTTTATGGCCAG tgCGGACAAGGGAGTACAGATGATGAGCTGAGTCCAACATGTGTGTCATCTCTTTTGGGTCTCAAGATCCAACGAGTTGCTGCTGGCCTGTGGCATACAATATGCACATCTATTGATGGTGCTGTATACTCCTTTGGAGGAAATCAGTTTGGGCAGCTAGGAACTGGTTCCGATCAAGCCGAG actcttCCCAAGCTATTGGATCATCCGTGCCTAGAAAACAAGAATGCTGAAGTAGTCTCTTGTGGTGCACGCCATAGTGCCATGATGACAG AGGATGGGCAAGTCTTTTGCTGGGGATGGAATAAATATGGCCAG CTTGGTTTAGGGGATGCGATTGACAGAAACTCCCCCTCATTGGTTCCACTTGAAAATCATAGGCCAAAAAACGTTTTATGTGGTTGGTGGCATACCTTGGCCCTTGCAGAATCTCCAACATGA